In Rhizobium sp. CIAT894, the genomic window CCGGCCGTTCCTGGCGCCATTGCGCCAGGATCTTGTCGACGTGATCCACCTTGCTGTCTTTGCTCATCATTCATCGATAACAGTCATTATCTTGACGTCAAGATAAAAAGGCGTAAGGTGCATTTATCTTGAGCTAGAGATTCTTGATATGAAGACAAATCTCCGCCATACAGCCGACCTTGCCGCGACCGCGCTCGCACCCGCTATCTGGGGCAGTACCTATATCGTCACCACCGCCTTCCTGCCGGCTGGATATCCGCTGACGGTGGCGATGCTCCGGGCCTTGCCGGCCGGGCTGCTGCTTCTGCTCCTGGTGAGGAAGCTGCCTTTCGGGATGTGGTGGGGCCGCGCCTTCATTCTCGGCGCCCTGAACTTCTCGTTCTTCTGGGCGATGCTCTTCGTCTCGGCCTACAGGCTGCCCGGCGGCGTTGCCGCAACGGTCGGCGCGGTGCAGCCGCTGATCGTCATCGCGCTGTCGCGGCTTTTCCTCGGCAAACCGATCCGGCCGCTTGCCGTGCTGGCCGGTCTTGCCGGCATGGCCGGTGTCGGACTGCTGGTGCTGACGCCGAAGGCGGGGCTGGATCCTGTGGGGGTTGCCGCCGGTCTTGCCGGCGCCGTGTCGATGGCCTTCGGCACCGTGCTGACCCGGCGCTGGGCGCCGCCGGTGTCGAACCTCACCTTCACCGCCTGGCAATTGACGGCAGGCGGCATCCTGCTGCTGCCTTTTGCGCTTTTCCTCGAACCGGCGCTGCCGACGCCGACTATCGCAAACATTGCCGGCATCACCTATCTCGGCCTGATCGGCGCGGCCTTCACCTATCTGCTCTGGTTTCGCGGCCTGTCGCGCATCGAGCCCTCGGCGGTCGCCTCTCTCGGTTTTCTCAGTCCTGTCGTCGCGACTTTGCTTGGCTGGCTGGCGCTCGGCCAGAGCCTGGCGCCGGCGCAGATCGCCGGTTTCGCCATGGTGCTTGCCGGCGTCTGGCTCAGCCAGCGCGCGACGATGCCGGTCAGGCCCATTCACCCTGGCGCATCACCGGCACCCGCGAACCATCCGATGTGATGCCGTCGATATCGACCTCACCCGAGCCGATCATCCAGTCGATATGGATCAGGCTGGAATTGCCGCCCTGCGCCTTGATCTGCTCCTGGCTGAGCTTTGCGCCGTCGAGGAAACACTTGGAATAGCACTGGCCGAGCGCGATGTGGCAGGAGGCGTTTTCGTCGAACAGCGTGTTGTAGAACAGGATGCCGCTCGCCGAAATCGGCGATGAATGCGGCACCAGCGCCACTTCGCCGAGCCGGCGTGCGCCCTCGTCGGTATCGAGCACCTTATTCAACACCTCTTCGCCGCGCGAGGCCTTGGCCTCGACCATGCGCCCGCCTTCGAAACGCACCTGGATATTGTCGATCAGCGTGCCCTGGTGCGAAAGCGGCTTGGTGCTCGATACATGGCCTTCGACGCGCAGCGCATGCGGCGTGGTGAAGACTTCCTCGGTCGGGATGTTCGGATTGCAGGTAACGCCGTTCTTGGCGGTGGAAGCGCCGCCATGCCATTCGTGCCCGTCGGCAAGGCCGACCGTCAGGTCGGTGCCCGGTCCCTTGAAATGCAGCGAGGCGAAGCGCTCGCCGTTCAGCCAGGCGGAGCGTTTGGCAAGGTTGGCATTATGCTCGGCCCAGGCGGTGATGGGATCGCTGACATCGACGCGCGAGGCGGCGAAGATCGCCTTGGCGAGCTTGGCGATCGCGATCGGTTCCGGATCGTCGGGGAAAACCACCTTGGCCCAGGACGGGTTGGGATAGGAGACGATGTTCCAGTTGATGTCGAAATTCGAAATTTTTTCCAGCGCCGGCTTGTAGGCGGTTGACATGGCGCGATTGGCGCGGCCGACCTTGCCGGCATCCTGCGCCGACAGCAGCAGCGGATTGTCGCCTGATACCGCAAGGCGGGCCGCTCCGTTGGCATAGGCCTTGGCCATGCCTTCGTAGAGCCAGCCGGAGGCGCGGTCGAAACTCTCGTCGCTGCCGTACTGATAGCGCGCCAGCGTCGTTTCCTCGTCGGAATAGAAGGCCGTCACCAGCCCGGCGCCGGCCTGATAGGCCTGTTTGGTGATCAGGCGAACGAGCGGCAGCGCCACGACGGGGGCGGTGATGACCAGATCCTGGCCCTTCTGCAGCTGCAGCCCGACCTTGACGGCGACTTCCGCAAGCTTTTCCAGCTTGTCGGGATCAATGGTGTTCTGGCTCTGGGGCATGAAAGTCATGGTTCAACCTGCCTTCTGTCATCGACGCTGGAGCAATTCCAGGCAAAGCGCGAAGCGCTTTTGCCGGGAATTGCGTAGATCCAAAAGATTGGAGCGGTTCTGCGCTTCCGTGAAAGCTGAACCGCTCCAAGAGGCTGGAAGACTTAGACCCGTTTGCGGCGAAAATGAAGCGTCCTGCTGGCGAATTGAAGCGGCCGGATAACTGTCCGGCCGCTTGTCAGCGGTTCAAGCGGCGGCAGGCTGCCTGAGCAGGATCGAGCTGTGTTTCTCGAGGAATTCCGTCAGCCGCTGTGGGTAATCCTCGCCAACGGCATTCTTGACGCTCTCCCGCGCCGACAGCGCCTTGCGCCAGCGCCTGACCCGCTCAAGGCCGTCGAAGATGCGGCTATCGCCCAACGTGTCGAAGAGATCGAAGTAACGAAAGACCGGCGCGAAGACGGCATCGACGAG contains:
- a CDS encoding aminopeptidase, translating into MTFMPQSQNTIDPDKLEKLAEVAVKVGLQLQKGQDLVITAPVVALPLVRLITKQAYQAGAGLVTAFYSDEETTLARYQYGSDESFDRASGWLYEGMAKAYANGAARLAVSGDNPLLLSAQDAGKVGRANRAMSTAYKPALEKISNFDINWNIVSYPNPSWAKVVFPDDPEPIAIAKLAKAIFAASRVDVSDPITAWAEHNANLAKRSAWLNGERFASLHFKGPGTDLTVGLADGHEWHGGASTAKNGVTCNPNIPTEEVFTTPHALRVEGHVSSTKPLSHQGTLIDNIQVRFEGGRMVEAKASRGEEVLNKVLDTDEGARRLGEVALVPHSSPISASGILFYNTLFDENASCHIALGQCYSKCFLDGAKLSQEQIKAQGGNSSLIHIDWMIGSGEVDIDGITSDGSRVPVMRQGEWA
- a CDS encoding EamA family transporter; this encodes MKTNLRHTADLAATALAPAIWGSTYIVTTAFLPAGYPLTVAMLRALPAGLLLLLLVRKLPFGMWWGRAFILGALNFSFFWAMLFVSAYRLPGGVAATVGAVQPLIVIALSRLFLGKPIRPLAVLAGLAGMAGVGLLVLTPKAGLDPVGVAAGLAGAVSMAFGTVLTRRWAPPVSNLTFTAWQLTAGGILLLPFALFLEPALPTPTIANIAGITYLGLIGAAFTYLLWFRGLSRIEPSAVASLGFLSPVVATLLGWLALGQSLAPAQIAGFAMVLAGVWLSQRATMPVRPIHPGASPAPANHPM